GAAGCTTTGCATCGAGAAAGGATGGCTCTGCAGTCCAAAGTGAAACAGATAAAGGAACTTTTATTAAAGCCTGAGACTCAGGCCAAAATTAGGTGGGAGCTTTTTGAAGGAAGATCCATTAACAACAGTAATCAAGGAAGTGATGTTGATTTCAGCACAACTTTGACATAAGCTCTACATGGCTATCGTG
This sequence is a window from Vicugna pacos chromosome 8, VicPac4, whole genome shotgun sequence. Protein-coding genes within it:
- the AKAP7 gene encoding A-kinase anchoring protein 7 isoform X5 → MGQLCCFPFSRDEEKISKKPIGIQDLINEALHRERMALQSKVKQIKELLLKPETQAKIRWELFEGRSINNSNQGSDVDFSTTLT